The genomic stretch GATAAAGGCAGCAACAAAAGAAGCAAGGTTTGGAAACCCAACACCAAGAGTAGCAGAAACTTCAAGTGGAATGTTAAATGCAATAGGTTTGCAAAATCCAGGAGTTGATGAAATAATTTCTAATCAACTAAAAAAATTAGAAAAATATGATGTTCCAATAATAGCAAATGTTGCAGGTAGTGACATAGAAGACTATGTATATGTGGCAGATAAAATTTCTAAATCTTCTAATGTTAAAGCCTTAGAACTTAATATATCTTGTCCTAATGTTAAGCACGGAGGTATACAGTTTGGAACAGACCCAAATGTTGCAAGAAGTCTAACTGAAAAAGTAAAGGCAGTTTCATCAGTTCCAGTATATGTAAAATTATCACCTAATGTAACAGATATAGTTGCAATGGCAAAGGCAGTTGAAGCTGGTGGAGCAGATGGACTTACAATGATAAATACTTTGGTAGGTATAGTTCTTGATAGAAAAACTGGAAAACCAATAATAGCTAATACAACAGGAGGATTATCAGGACCTGCTATAAAACCTGTGGCAATTAGAATGGTATATCAAGTTGCACAAGCAGTTAATATTCCAATAATTGGTATGGGTGGAGTTATGGATGAATGGGATGTGATAGATTTTATCTCAGCAGGAGCAAGTGCTGTTGCAATAGGAACTGCTAACTTTACAGACCCTTTTGTTTGTCCTAAGATAATTGATAACCTAGAATCAGCATTGGATGAATTAGGGGTTAATCATATTTTAGATTTAAAAGGAAGAGCTTTTAGATGAAAATCGTTTTTAAAGACTATTTAGATATTTTTAAAAAATATCCAAAAGATGAATATTTAACAAGAGAAGAAAGAAAAGAAAGATATAAGTTATTACAAGAATATGAAAAAAGAAATTATCAAGATGAAATAAGTATTGATGAATTCCAAGATTTTATTAACTTATATATAGATAAAATTGATATATCTTCACAATTTATTGGAAAATTTTTAGAAGTAATAAAAAATGATATAAATAATGGTGGAACTTTTGCTTTAAAATTTTTAATTGGGGATAAAGATGAAAATGATAATTATCTTAAATTTTTTAACTTACTTTATGATGAATTTGGTGACAGAATTAATTTAATAAATAAACTTTTAGAAAAAGAGCCAGATTATTTACCAGCTATAAAGCAAAAATATACAATTTTATCAAATTATATAGATTTTTCTATACATGAGATGCCTTGGGGGCTTTTACTTGATAAAGCTAGTTCAGAAAAAAATGCAAAAACAGAAGCTTTAGCTGACTTAGAAGAGTTTTCAAAATTGTCAAAAAAATTAGGAAAAGACAATGAAGAATATATAGAAGATTGTAGAATTTATTACAATGCCTGGTTTGATTTTTTAGATAACAAAGATAAATACAAATATTATGAGGAATATTTAGAAAAAAATAATATAGAATATTGATAAATTGAAGTTAGTTTTTACAAACTTTGAAAGGTGAAATATGATAGATAAAAAGGCTAAAAGATTATTTTTAAAATATATGGAAAATAAATCAAGTTTAAATCTTGAAGAGATAGAATATATAAAAGAAAAGGGCTTACTTAGAGAAGATATAGTTATTACAGAAAAAGAATTTATTACTAATCTTGAAAAAATGCTTACAGAAATATCTTTAGAAGAAGTATCTAATACCTTTCTATATAGTCTATCAACTAGAGATTTAGATTATAGATACATTTTAGCTTCATATATCTATGCTAGAAGCTGGCTTAAATATGATAGAGGAAAGGAATATAAAATACCTAAAAAAATTACTCCTACATTTTTTAATTGGGTAAAATATTGTAGTGGAGGAATTTGGGGAGAAATTCATAAACCTTATTACTATTTATCTGAATTTCTAAATATGGAGAAAAAAATTCCAAAAGAAGAAGATTATGAAATTTTAAAGGAAATTTTATCATTTGCTAATAATTTTGATGAAACAAAAACAGCTACTATGTTAAGAAATGAACTAGCTAAAGAAAAAATATTTCCTTCAAATAAAGATGAAGTTACTGGTTTATTAGAAACTTTAGGAATATGTGGAATTTTAGAAGCAAAAGAA from Fusobacterium hwasookii encodes the following:
- a CDS encoding dihydroorotate dehydrogenase codes for the protein MSERLRIQIPGLDLKNPIMPASGCFAFGIEYAELYDISKLGAIMIKAATKEARFGNPTPRVAETSSGMLNAIGLQNPGVDEIISNQLKKLEKYDVPIIANVAGSDIEDYVYVADKISKSSNVKALELNISCPNVKHGGIQFGTDPNVARSLTEKVKAVSSVPVYVKLSPNVTDIVAMAKAVEAGGADGLTMINTLVGIVLDRKTGKPIIANTTGGLSGPAIKPVAIRMVYQVAQAVNIPIIGMGGVMDEWDVIDFISAGASAVAIGTANFTDPFVCPKIIDNLESALDELGVNHILDLKGRAFR